In the Haloferula helveola genome, one interval contains:
- a CDS encoding PVC-type heme-binding CxxCH protein, whose amino-acid sequence MKTLALLLCLALPLAAAKDPRDDPNRPVATTEALSPAETAGRMELPDGFRMELIAGEPDIVQPIAYTIDDRGRLWVVECTNYPNSPGEPKDRIVVLSDNDGDGTFEDKRTFWDKAHFSSGIAVGFGGVWLGSPPNLLFLPDRDGDAVMDGEPEIVLDGWGAGDTHETLNNFIWGPDGWLYGTHGVFTHSKVGAPGTPPAERVPINAGIWRYHPTRKVFERWCEGVSNQWGVDWNDRGEAFFAACVVPHMWHAIEGAHYTRQAGGHFNPNLYEDIKTIAWGRYEKAAYCGAMVYLGGAFPDEWRDRFFFHDIHMNRLRCERFVANGSGFRSKKVTDFVVSGDPWFRGLSPQYGPDGGVFISDWYDAVPCHQQRAFTDRSNGRMYKITHDRVKPRKVDLTKASDEELVEMQLDANDWFVRHARRLLQERGAKPGITGRLEKILLSFPDETRRLRALWVLHSQGALTETTLLRAMMDQSAAVRGWAVTCACEKGEPTAKLREKMLRMAKEDPSPTVRLRLASAAQRLSADEAWLLVEALGNHEEDLDDPNLPLMVWYAAEAAARSEPGRAPAVVAKSPMPKLQRYLPRRLMRGLLQNEARFMPAIDDLCSVLHTAEPPRRIHILAGLLKGAEGHAKLPQPKGWTAAYEVLHKDQNPEIRQQALTLALLFGNAKSLHELRAIAANADASAESRSEAMEALSSRTDAASLELFLRLASAKGPLRETAVRALAVYDDPKVATLLVDKLSELNEAETRGALEVLAARPAFTLKLLEAIDSGKLPGSTITAPVARLIQGHKDAKLDQWLEQKWGTLNPTDEQRQKEIERYRRFLGEPAILSADVKNGAEIFKATCSACHEMFGEGGHIGPHLPGNFSDVEYLLQNLLDPNAVIGRDYQQSFVTLDDDSLVAGIVTEETDGTLTLKTLAGTTTTLPKSRIRKRELSPRSMMPEGLLNSLSESQVRDLFLYLRQPEKP is encoded by the coding sequence ATGAAAACCCTCGCTCTCCTCCTCTGCCTCGCCCTGCCCCTCGCCGCCGCCAAAGACCCGCGCGACGACCCGAACCGCCCGGTCGCGACGACCGAAGCCCTCTCCCCCGCCGAAACCGCCGGGCGCATGGAGCTTCCGGACGGCTTCCGTATGGAGTTGATCGCGGGCGAGCCGGACATCGTCCAACCCATCGCCTACACCATCGACGACCGCGGGCGGCTGTGGGTCGTCGAGTGCACCAACTACCCGAACTCCCCCGGCGAACCCAAGGACCGGATCGTCGTCCTTTCCGACAACGACGGCGACGGCACCTTCGAGGACAAGCGCACCTTCTGGGACAAGGCGCACTTCAGCAGCGGTATCGCGGTCGGCTTCGGCGGTGTCTGGCTGGGCTCGCCGCCCAACCTGTTGTTCCTGCCCGATCGCGACGGCGATGCGGTGATGGACGGCGAGCCGGAGATCGTGCTCGACGGCTGGGGCGCCGGCGACACCCACGAGACCCTCAACAACTTCATCTGGGGACCCGACGGCTGGCTTTACGGAACCCACGGAGTTTTCACTCACTCGAAAGTCGGAGCACCCGGCACGCCACCGGCCGAGCGGGTTCCGATCAATGCGGGCATCTGGCGCTACCATCCGACCCGCAAGGTCTTCGAACGCTGGTGTGAGGGGGTGAGCAACCAGTGGGGGGTCGATTGGAACGACCGTGGTGAGGCGTTCTTCGCCGCCTGTGTGGTTCCGCACATGTGGCACGCCATCGAAGGCGCGCACTACACGCGGCAAGCGGGAGGGCACTTCAATCCCAACCTCTATGAAGACATCAAGACCATCGCCTGGGGGCGCTACGAGAAAGCCGCCTACTGCGGCGCGATGGTCTATCTCGGCGGCGCGTTTCCGGATGAATGGCGTGACCGCTTCTTCTTCCACGACATCCACATGAACCGTCTGCGCTGCGAACGTTTCGTAGCCAACGGCTCCGGATTCCGCAGCAAAAAGGTCACCGACTTCGTGGTCAGTGGCGATCCGTGGTTTCGCGGGCTGTCGCCCCAGTACGGACCCGATGGCGGCGTGTTCATTTCCGACTGGTACGACGCCGTGCCGTGCCACCAGCAACGCGCGTTCACCGACCGTTCCAACGGCCGGATGTACAAGATCACCCATGATCGGGTGAAGCCGAGGAAGGTCGATCTCACGAAGGCTAGCGACGAGGAGTTGGTCGAGATGCAGCTCGACGCGAACGACTGGTTCGTTCGCCACGCTCGACGCCTGCTCCAGGAGCGCGGAGCCAAGCCCGGGATCACCGGAAGGCTCGAGAAGATCCTTCTTTCGTTTCCGGACGAGACCCGTCGGTTGCGGGCGCTGTGGGTTCTCCACTCCCAAGGCGCTCTGACGGAAACCACCCTGCTGCGGGCCATGATGGACCAGTCGGCGGCCGTTCGCGGCTGGGCGGTGACCTGCGCATGTGAAAAGGGCGAGCCGACGGCGAAGCTCCGCGAAAAGATGCTCCGGATGGCCAAGGAGGATCCATCGCCGACGGTCCGGCTGCGACTTGCCTCGGCCGCGCAGCGGCTCTCAGCGGATGAGGCATGGTTGCTGGTCGAAGCGCTCGGGAATCACGAAGAGGATCTCGATGACCCCAACCTTCCGCTGATGGTTTGGTATGCGGCCGAGGCCGCAGCACGGTCCGAGCCCGGGAGGGCTCCAGCGGTGGTCGCCAAGTCCCCGATGCCGAAACTTCAGAGATACCTTCCGCGACGCCTCATGCGCGGACTTCTCCAGAACGAGGCGCGCTTCATGCCTGCGATCGACGATCTCTGCTCGGTGCTCCACACCGCCGAACCGCCCCGTCGCATTCATATCCTCGCCGGACTTCTGAAGGGAGCCGAGGGGCACGCGAAGCTGCCGCAGCCGAAAGGATGGACGGCGGCTTATGAAGTCCTGCACAAGGACCAGAATCCGGAGATCCGGCAGCAGGCGCTCACGCTCGCTCTGCTTTTCGGCAATGCCAAGTCGCTCCACGAACTGCGTGCCATCGCCGCCAATGCCGACGCGAGCGCCGAGTCTCGAAGCGAAGCGATGGAGGCCCTCTCATCGCGGACCGACGCCGCGAGCCTCGAACTGTTTCTCCGTCTGGCTTCCGCAAAGGGTCCACTCCGGGAAACAGCGGTGCGGGCGTTGGCCGTCTACGACGATCCGAAGGTCGCAACGTTGCTCGTCGACAAGCTTTCAGAACTCAACGAAGCGGAGACCCGCGGCGCACTCGAAGTCCTCGCCGCACGCCCGGCCTTCACCCTGAAGCTGCTCGAGGCCATCGACTCCGGCAAACTCCCGGGCAGCACCATCACGGCTCCCGTGGCTCGATTGATCCAAGGTCACAAGGACGCGAAACTTGACCAATGGCTTGAGCAGAAATGGGGCACCCTGAATCCGACCGACGAGCAACGCCAGAAAGAGATCGAGCGCTACCGGCGGTTCCTCGGGGAACCGGCGATCCTCAGCGCGGACGTGAAGAACGGAGCCGAGATCTTCAAAGCCACCTGCTCGGCCTGCCATGAGATGTTCGGCGAGGGCGGGCACATCGGACCCCACCTTCCCGGCAACTTCAGCGACGTCGAGTATCTGCTGCAGAACCTGCTCGACCCGAATGCGGTGATCGGCCGCGACTACCAGCAGAGCTTCGTCACCCTCGACGACGACAGTCTCGTCGCCGGCATCGTCACCGAGGAAACCGACGGCACGCTGACTCTGAAGACATTGGCCGGAACCACCACGACCTTGCCGAAGTCGCGCATCAGGAAGCGCGAGCTCAGCCCCCGCTCGATGATGCCGGAAGGTCTGCTGAATTCTCTGAGCGAGTCGCAGGTCCGCGACCTGTTCCTCTACCTCCGTCAGCCCGAGAAGCCATAA
- the tkt gene encoding transketolase — MNQEILSQAATQARGLAIDAVHACSSGHLGLPLGCAEIGAVLFGGGGLRYNPEAPKWLNRDRFILSAGHGSMFLYSWLHMAGYHLSVEEVKNFRQLGSETPGHPEFGDTEGVEATTGPLGQGVGNAVGYAMSGKRAAAKFNTADHTIFNHHVFALLGDGCLQEGVAKEAIAFAGHNGLDNLILIYDSNDVTLDAMAERTQSEDAEKYFASQKWDVVTIDGHDLEAIAGAVEKAKADDNGKPKVIIAKTLIGKGIPQVAGTAGAHGEGGANFADEARAGLGLPEEHFYVSEEVRSFFAEKAENSKHEFLSWQSDYEAWAQANPALATELRAGVTGEIPSDIADQIPAFADDEGGATRASGGTVIQSVAKLVPQLVTGSADLYGSTKNYIKDGGDFGAENPAGRNIWFGIREHAMGAICNGIAYDGIFRASCATFLVFADYVRPSIRLAALAKLPVTYIFTHDSVGVGEDGPTHQPVETVSGLRVIPNLDVIRPADAEETAGAFAAAMRRTDGPTLLSLTRQNVPAIPGLSSGERREGVLRGGYIVRKEKGELTTILMSCGSELQHCLKAAEELGDGVRVVSIPCFERFDRQGDDYREAVLPKSCTKRVAIEAGVSGLWWKYVGSEGKVLGIDRFGISAPGGTVMKELGMTAEAVVAAAK; from the coding sequence ATGAACCAAGAGATCCTCTCCCAAGCTGCCACCCAGGCCCGCGGGCTGGCCATCGATGCCGTGCACGCCTGCTCGTCCGGCCACCTCGGACTGCCCCTCGGCTGCGCCGAAATCGGTGCCGTGCTCTTCGGCGGCGGCGGCCTCCGCTACAACCCGGAAGCCCCCAAGTGGCTCAATCGCGACCGCTTCATCCTCTCGGCCGGCCACGGCTCGATGTTCCTCTACTCGTGGCTCCACATGGCGGGCTACCACCTGTCGGTCGAGGAGGTGAAGAACTTCCGCCAGCTCGGATCCGAAACCCCGGGCCACCCGGAGTTCGGCGATACCGAAGGCGTCGAAGCCACCACCGGCCCGCTCGGTCAGGGCGTCGGCAATGCGGTCGGCTACGCGATGTCCGGCAAGCGCGCCGCGGCGAAGTTCAACACCGCCGACCACACGATCTTCAACCACCACGTATTCGCCCTGCTCGGCGACGGCTGCCTGCAGGAAGGCGTGGCCAAGGAGGCGATCGCCTTCGCCGGCCACAACGGTCTGGATAACCTGATCCTGATCTATGATTCGAACGACGTGACGCTCGATGCCATGGCCGAGCGCACCCAGAGCGAGGACGCGGAGAAATATTTCGCCTCGCAGAAGTGGGACGTTGTGACCATCGACGGCCACGACCTTGAAGCGATCGCCGGTGCCGTTGAAAAGGCAAAGGCCGATGACAACGGCAAGCCGAAGGTGATCATCGCCAAGACCCTGATCGGCAAGGGCATCCCGCAGGTCGCCGGCACCGCCGGTGCGCACGGCGAAGGCGGTGCAAACTTTGCCGACGAGGCCCGCGCCGGTCTCGGCCTGCCGGAAGAACACTTCTACGTCTCCGAGGAAGTCCGCAGCTTCTTCGCCGAGAAGGCCGAGAACTCGAAGCACGAGTTCCTTTCCTGGCAGAGCGACTACGAAGCGTGGGCGCAGGCCAATCCGGCCCTCGCCACCGAATTGCGCGCAGGCGTCACCGGCGAGATCCCGAGCGACATCGCCGACCAGATCCCGGCCTTCGCCGATGACGAAGGCGGCGCCACCCGCGCTTCGGGTGGCACCGTGATCCAGTCGGTCGCCAAGCTCGTGCCCCAGCTGGTCACCGGTTCGGCCGACCTCTACGGCTCGACCAAGAACTACATCAAGGACGGCGGCGACTTCGGCGCCGAGAATCCGGCCGGCCGTAACATCTGGTTCGGCATCCGCGAGCACGCGATGGGCGCCATCTGCAACGGCATCGCCTACGACGGCATCTTCCGCGCGTCGTGCGCGACCTTCCTCGTGTTCGCCGACTACGTCCGCCCGTCGATCCGCCTCGCCGCCCTCGCGAAGCTGCCCGTCACCTACATCTTCACCCACGACTCGGTGGGTGTCGGCGAGGACGGCCCGACCCACCAGCCGGTGGAAACGGTCAGCGGCCTGCGCGTGATCCCGAACCTCGACGTCATCCGCCCGGCCGACGCCGAAGAAACCGCCGGCGCCTTCGCCGCGGCGATGCGCCGCACCGACGGCCCGACACTTCTCAGCCTGACCCGCCAGAACGTTCCGGCCATCCCCGGACTTTCCTCCGGCGAACGCCGCGAAGGCGTGCTGCGCGGCGGCTACATCGTCCGCAAGGAGAAGGGTGAGCTGACCACGATCCTGATGTCGTGCGGCTCCGAACTTCAGCACTGCCTCAAGGCCGCCGAGGAACTCGGCGACGGCGTGCGTGTCGTCTCGATTCCCTGCTTCGAGCGTTTCGACCGCCAGGGCGACGACTACCGCGAGGCGGTCCTGCCGAAGTCCTGCACCAAGCGCGTGGCGATCGAAGCCGGCGTGTCCGGCCTCTGGTGGAAGTATGTCGGCAGCGAGGGCAAGGTCCTCGGCATCGACCGCTTCGGCATCAGCGCTCCGGGCGGCACTGTGATGAAGGAACTCGGCATGACCGCCGAGGCCGTCGTCGCCGCCGCGAAGTAA
- a CDS encoding lectin-like domain-containing protein encodes MNAKDPRFSPVGALGLALAVTAAPLYAALEETYRYYRFTTDATRGATFVQMAEFELYYQGVLQTGATVTNVGGNSPGAAEEEDKLNDGDTGTKWLDFNTQPFIYDFGVPTLTDGYRFATANDSPERDPVAWTLEGSSDGVTWNFIDSKVAYDTTTDRYTFTPEFPLDPPPGPPTVVSFGASPQITTDGSTLDFGWTVADADAVEIDNGVGFVTPEDGGTTAVDPDDSADAQYTLYADNTLGTDFETFNVRSVPQTTRTFRYVRFTPIRLREALPGIGGANSIQVTEFDFFNGGVEVVPTGAINPAGNTPGAEGVGNLIDGDYTNKWLDFNKSYVVFDFGASVTIDSYRYTTGNDAVERDPVAWLLEGSDDQFDWTVIDRIDFFIGDAQTPFNYIPTNSRQVDTQVFPLPSVIAVPDPVIQSFSGSPQIVANGTSLDLAYDTLYADTLTIDNGVGIVPPDTGTAPVIPPADSDTYYVLDAENGNIAGSASASTLVRSIAQGEATYRYVRYTPVRLAESVPGFGAAPGVQMSEFEFANDGVDIDMSTVTVTNPGGDTIVSEGPEFLVDSSTATKWYDKNRQPIIFDFGSPVTFDAYSWSTANDGPERDPVAWRLEGSSDGSSWTMIDNVDKDLFDPAYDVYFYAGLPRLTALPDIPLPQPSAIIPHIDLFTGDSPVLLDGESAVLTWNVLGATSVEIDQGIGTVGASGQLEVMPAVSTTYTLTATTAAGFVTMTFTIDPGTSTITEINYPDFDLAGDELALLGDASILNDFLSVPEPGDADRLRLTPNFGDANGTAWFRRRVDLSTGFVTNFGMHFLGVNGADGISFMVQNDPTGTGAAPAVGEAGLDANSLNFSFDSYQNAGQPSAAVFQVRAGTTVLAEVDLAAVPGITLRGSANDLSSDDFSVTPYNVEIRYFPGNLDVSFDGVTIVEDLDVDLSTIGAVNGTGTAFVGFGSRTGGVSENHDITSWVLTEGPPPVELELLDFVFDFDATPNPTVTLTWASDPTLTYAIQSSSDLEIWGDVETGIAGEPGTDQTSRTIELVSPPDSLFFQISEETPVP; translated from the coding sequence ATGAACGCGAAAGACCCGCGCTTCTCGCCAGTCGGCGCTCTTGGACTGGCCCTGGCCGTGACGGCCGCTCCGCTCTACGCGGCACTGGAAGAAACCTATCGCTACTACCGCTTCACCACCGACGCGACCCGTGGTGCGACCTTCGTTCAGATGGCCGAGTTCGAACTCTACTATCAGGGAGTTCTCCAGACAGGCGCCACCGTCACCAATGTGGGGGGGAACAGCCCCGGTGCAGCCGAGGAGGAAGACAAGCTGAATGATGGCGACACGGGAACCAAGTGGCTGGACTTCAACACCCAGCCTTTTATTTACGACTTCGGCGTGCCGACGCTGACGGACGGGTATCGCTTTGCCACCGCGAACGATTCCCCGGAGCGGGACCCGGTGGCGTGGACCCTCGAGGGAAGTAGCGACGGAGTGACTTGGAACTTCATCGATTCCAAGGTCGCCTACGACACGACGACCGACCGTTACACCTTCACTCCCGAGTTTCCGCTCGATCCGCCGCCCGGGCCGCCGACTGTCGTGTCCTTCGGCGCTTCCCCGCAGATCACGACCGATGGCAGCACGCTGGACTTCGGCTGGACGGTGGCGGATGCCGATGCCGTGGAGATCGACAATGGCGTCGGCTTCGTCACGCCGGAGGACGGCGGAACCACGGCGGTGGATCCCGACGACAGTGCCGACGCCCAGTACACGCTTTACGCGGACAACACGCTGGGGACCGACTTCGAGACCTTCAACGTCCGCTCCGTTCCGCAGACCACGAGGACGTTCCGCTACGTCCGCTTCACTCCGATCCGGCTCAGGGAGGCCCTCCCGGGAATCGGCGGTGCGAACAGCATCCAGGTCACCGAGTTCGACTTCTTCAACGGAGGAGTTGAGGTCGTTCCCACCGGTGCGATCAACCCGGCCGGCAACACACCGGGCGCCGAGGGCGTCGGGAACCTGATCGACGGCGACTACACGAACAAGTGGCTCGACTTCAACAAGTCGTATGTCGTCTTCGACTTCGGAGCCTCCGTTACGATCGACTCGTATCGCTACACGACCGGCAACGATGCGGTCGAAAGGGATCCGGTCGCATGGTTGCTCGAGGGCAGCGATGACCAGTTCGATTGGACGGTCATCGATCGGATCGACTTCTTCATCGGGGATGCGCAGACGCCCTTCAACTACATCCCGACCAACAGCCGGCAGGTGGACACCCAGGTGTTTCCGTTGCCTTCGGTCATCGCGGTTCCGGATCCGGTGATCCAATCCTTCTCCGGCAGTCCGCAAATCGTGGCGAACGGCACTTCGCTCGACCTCGCCTATGACACCCTCTACGCCGACACCCTCACGATCGACAACGGAGTCGGGATCGTACCGCCGGATACCGGCACCGCGCCGGTGATTCCTCCGGCTGACTCGGACACCTACTATGTGCTGGACGCCGAGAACGGGAACATCGCAGGCAGCGCCAGCGCCAGCACGCTTGTCCGCTCGATTGCCCAGGGCGAGGCGACGTATCGCTACGTCCGCTACACGCCGGTCCGTCTCGCCGAAAGCGTGCCCGGATTCGGAGCCGCCCCCGGCGTGCAGATGTCCGAGTTCGAGTTCGCCAATGACGGCGTCGATATCGACATGTCCACCGTCACGGTTACCAACCCGGGCGGCGACACCATCGTGTCCGAGGGCCCGGAATTCCTCGTCGACTCGAGCACGGCCACCAAGTGGTACGACAAGAACCGTCAGCCGATCATTTTCGACTTCGGCTCGCCGGTCACCTTCGATGCCTACTCGTGGTCCACGGCGAACGATGGACCCGAGCGCGACCCGGTCGCATGGCGTCTCGAGGGAAGCAGCGACGGATCCAGCTGGACCATGATCGACAATGTCGACAAGGACCTCTTCGACCCCGCGTACGACGTTTACTTCTACGCCGGTCTTCCGCGGCTGACGGCCCTTCCCGACATTCCGCTGCCCCAGCCTTCCGCGATCATCCCGCACATCGATCTCTTCACCGGTGACAGCCCGGTGCTTCTCGATGGCGAGAGCGCGGTGCTGACCTGGAACGTGCTTGGTGCGACGAGCGTCGAAATCGATCAGGGCATCGGAACGGTCGGCGCCTCCGGGCAGCTTGAAGTGATGCCGGCGGTATCAACGACCTACACGCTCACCGCCACCACGGCAGCGGGTTTCGTGACGATGACGTTCACCATCGATCCGGGAACTTCGACGATCACCGAGATCAACTACCCGGACTTCGATCTGGCGGGCGACGAGCTCGCGCTGCTGGGCGATGCTTCCATTCTCAACGACTTCCTCAGCGTGCCCGAGCCCGGAGATGCGGACCGGCTCCGTCTGACGCCCAACTTCGGGGATGCCAACGGCACGGCATGGTTCCGGCGCCGCGTGGACCTCTCGACAGGATTCGTCACCAACTTCGGGATGCACTTCCTCGGCGTCAACGGCGCGGACGGCATCTCGTTCATGGTTCAGAACGATCCGACGGGTACCGGGGCTGCGCCGGCGGTTGGGGAAGCAGGTCTCGACGCGAACTCCCTCAACTTCTCGTTCGACAGCTATCAGAACGCGGGCCAGCCCAGCGCGGCGGTCTTCCAGGTCCGTGCCGGTACGACCGTCCTGGCCGAGGTCGACCTTGCGGCTGTTCCGGGCATCACGCTGCGGGGATCGGCGAACGATCTGTCGAGTGATGACTTCAGCGTCACACCCTACAACGTCGAGATCCGCTACTTCCCCGGGAACCTCGACGTGTCGTTCGATGGAGTGACCATCGTCGAGGATCTCGATGTCGACCTATCGACCATCGGGGCGGTCAACGGTACCGGAACGGCGTTTGTCGGCTTCGGGTCGAGAACCGGCGGAGTCTCCGAGAACCATGACATCACCAGCTGGGTGCTGACGGAGGGTCCGCCTCCGGTCGAACTCGAGCTGCTCGACTTCGTGTTCGACTTCGATGCGACTCCGAATCCGACCGTGACGCTGACGTGGGCCTCGGATCCGACGCTGACCTATGCGATCCAGTCGAGTTCCGACCTTGAGATCTGGGGCGATGTGGAAACCGGAATCGCAGGTGAACCCGGCACGGATCAGACCAGCCGGACGATCGAACTCGTGAGCCCGCCCGACAGCCTCTTCTTCCAGATCAGCGAGGAAACGCCGGTTCCCTGA